One Candidatus Hydrogenedentota bacterium genomic window carries:
- a CDS encoding translocation/assembly module TamB has translation MASAVGKAPRSRFRRRLGVFALAAVLLPVLLFVAVQTPPGKRLAVSLIAERVAARTPFSLEAVGLRGVIPFSLSMDKVIVRDVQGAWLEIRDVSARGDGASLLRGRFCLKSVHVGEVRLDRRPVKPRRLRVPMLPLVRWWPGVGDLFVDSITLDGAVFGQQAVYAAGGRVDWRGWGKVPSMELSARRTDGPASEVSLSLSHPEGTPQLALSVSDAGIVPAFFALPGPFSASLKGGGGRADWKGTLTAALGGEVLLEGNLDVRSGDLTEITGTLSARPPDVPRMAPVRRLFGPRQDMEVALSVTQGGHWSLGGATVTGGTLHLSLSGDYDLSARTANLSGSLSAPDGLPEAFAPWVALDATRGVAGSFSFKGPVGTPVATLTVTQGDRALLHLEQVASLGGTKAVSGRLLVDIPRKWLRAGGENPLLEGPWRVLDTVSWQEGRVRIHRLDVVGNAGRLVFAGSAAPGASLLEGTVHAVSGVSGPFKGLHADSMAVGASIRMNTDEKSITGRMEMAGVRSAVAAAARLGGDFSLRQPGGWREWGADPEYDLHLTGDNARIKDRVLKSARLGARGVFSPGKGLEAAALHLELPEMDAQVEGAGRLSLDGTVSCDARVHAGNLGAFSSGLPVSGGVEARVAASGNYKNLEAEGTLSATSDGLSGLPQVLRPVEGQKIVCAASWRADRKGVSLSEVDVETPVGEVAGKGRYSSPDDTFSAEGTVKLDDLSVLSGMTTAHLDGRGELSVSLSGRPSDFSAKGNLSASSLRMRGLSLSSLGADFDLKGLPDHVYGPFRVSVKPGEDVPDVTVKGRLAADRDRVSLDKVSLLSGPNTASGRLSYDRNTGTLSGRGEAALPDLSPFGRMLGAELRGGGQIKGELLRKGAGVTTNAVFSLDAVTTPWFAAKRAEGDLSCDTKDGAAPVRATLRAQGVEHGAFLLDTLQAEVRGAVEDAAVSWNASGSLPSDGSAFGVSGDGRFSVLDQKVRLDRVEGQVGEVRVKAAQPLTLSRRAPETRVEGAFTIGDKGRVDGSFMAAQPGPVAEITWSGVPLSAARAAGLPFSGGDCSGHLSLGGGWQRTRVGLKCTASGAVLSGGAADSPPMDAEWTLDSGDGGTDLSLTVNAGAAGRVEGKGHVGACPGMSPLTLMPDAGAAVECEGRAEADLEALAGALALLDHVASGHASGGFKVRGTWGAPLLTVDGAVKDARYENLKTGTLLEGIAGRISSEGNKVTFSGFKARAGQGTVTADGHAAVSFTEGASVKIAVSMDRALLARTDRVQATADGTLTIGGPLSHPEVSGRLVFSQVEVTMPEQPAGRVNVVAFREKGTAPEASPPEAPVKRAAPPLDMNVELEFPGRCFVRGPVLDSEWRGGLKMAGTVGEPVLNGQMTAVRGHAGLLSTRFSLENSTVSWNGPMRNPYLGVRGTAQSAGTGVELAITGPLSDAQLTLTSSPAMPQDEILSQLLFRRNLAKISPVQAVQLGRVARLFSGKTSVVELMTGFMRLPGVDMFDIRTGEQADEAVVGAGKYINERIYIEVEQGTAADSGKVSAEVGVTPNISVKGDVGARERSGVGVFWKHDY, from the coding sequence ATGGCTTCCGCGGTCGGCAAAGCCCCCCGGTCCCGTTTTCGGCGGCGACTGGGTGTCTTCGCGCTGGCCGCGGTCCTGTTGCCGGTCCTGCTGTTTGTTGCCGTGCAGACCCCCCCCGGGAAGCGCCTCGCCGTCTCCCTGATCGCGGAACGGGTCGCGGCGCGCACCCCGTTCTCCCTTGAGGCCGTCGGGCTGCGCGGGGTCATCCCTTTTTCCCTCTCCATGGACAAGGTGATTGTCCGCGATGTTCAGGGCGCCTGGCTTGAAATCCGGGACGTCTCCGCGCGCGGTGACGGGGCGTCCCTCCTCCGCGGGCGGTTTTGCCTCAAGAGCGTTCATGTCGGAGAGGTGCGTCTGGACAGACGTCCGGTCAAGCCCCGCCGTCTCCGGGTGCCCATGCTCCCGTTGGTGCGGTGGTGGCCCGGTGTGGGGGATCTTTTCGTTGACTCAATCACGCTGGACGGGGCGGTGTTTGGCCAGCAGGCGGTGTATGCGGCCGGCGGGCGCGTGGACTGGAGGGGATGGGGCAAAGTCCCAAGCATGGAACTGTCGGCCCGGCGGACCGACGGTCCGGCCTCCGAGGTGTCGCTGTCGCTGTCCCATCCGGAAGGAACGCCCCAACTTGCCCTTTCCGTTTCGGACGCGGGGATCGTGCCCGCGTTCTTCGCGCTCCCCGGCCCGTTCTCGGCGAGCCTGAAGGGGGGCGGCGGACGGGCGGACTGGAAGGGAACGCTCACCGCCGCACTCGGCGGAGAGGTTCTTCTGGAGGGGAATCTCGATGTCCGTTCGGGGGACTTGACCGAGATCACGGGAACCCTCTCCGCACGGCCCCCGGACGTGCCGCGCATGGCGCCGGTGCGCCGCCTGTTCGGTCCGCGCCAGGACATGGAAGTGGCGCTCTCGGTGACCCAGGGTGGACATTGGTCGTTGGGCGGCGCGACGGTGACGGGGGGAACCCTGCATCTGTCCCTTTCCGGGGACTATGACCTGTCCGCCCGGACTGCGAACTTGTCCGGCAGCCTGTCCGCGCCGGACGGTCTGCCGGAGGCTTTCGCCCCCTGGGTCGCCCTCGACGCGACCCGCGGGGTGGCGGGGTCTTTCTCTTTCAAAGGGCCGGTCGGCACACCCGTCGCCACGCTGACGGTGACGCAGGGCGACCGCGCCCTCCTCCATCTTGAACAGGTGGCGTCGCTTGGCGGCACGAAGGCGGTGTCCGGGCGTCTGCTGGTGGATATTCCCCGCAAATGGCTTCGAGCGGGGGGGGAGAACCCCCTACTCGAAGGGCCTTGGCGGGTGTTGGACACTGTTTCCTGGCAGGAGGGGAGGGTGCGTATTCACCGGCTGGACGTCGTGGGAAACGCCGGCCGCCTCGTGTTTGCGGGCTCAGCCGCGCCCGGGGCGTCTCTTTTGGAGGGGACGGTGCATGCCGTTTCCGGGGTGTCCGGGCCCTTCAAGGGACTGCATGCGGACTCCATGGCTGTCGGGGCGTCCATCCGCATGAACACGGACGAGAAGTCCATCACCGGGCGAATGGAGATGGCGGGTGTGCGTTCTGCCGTGGCGGCGGCCGCGAGGCTGGGCGGGGACTTCTCCCTCCGTCAACCCGGCGGGTGGCGGGAGTGGGGCGCAGACCCCGAATACGACCTTCATTTGACCGGGGACAACGCGCGCATCAAAGACCGTGTGCTGAAATCCGCGCGACTTGGGGCGCGGGGCGTTTTCTCCCCCGGGAAAGGGCTGGAGGCGGCCGCGCTGCATCTGGAGCTCCCGGAGATGGACGCACAGGTGGAGGGCGCGGGCAGGCTCTCCCTGGACGGAACCGTCTCCTGCGACGCACGGGTCCATGCGGGGAACCTCGGCGCGTTCTCCAGCGGGCTCCCGGTCTCCGGCGGTGTCGAGGCGCGGGTGGCCGCATCGGGGAACTACAAGAATCTCGAGGCGGAGGGAACCCTGTCCGCCACCTCGGACGGGCTCTCCGGACTTCCGCAGGTCCTGCGTCCCGTCGAAGGGCAGAAGATCGTCTGTGCCGCCAGCTGGCGTGCAGACCGAAAAGGTGTTTCCCTTTCAGAAGTGGATGTGGAGACGCCCGTGGGGGAAGTTGCCGGGAAAGGACGTTATTCTTCCCCCGACGACACTTTTTCGGCCGAAGGCACGGTAAAACTTGACGATCTTTCCGTGCTTTCAGGCATGACCACCGCCCACTTGGACGGTCGGGGGGAACTGTCCGTCTCCCTTTCGGGCAGGCCGTCCGATTTTTCGGCCAAGGGAAACCTGTCTGCGTCCAGCCTCCGGATGAGGGGACTATCCCTTTCCTCCCTGGGGGCCGACTTCGACCTCAAGGGGTTGCCGGACCATGTGTACGGGCCGTTTCGCGTGTCCGTCAAGCCCGGGGAGGACGTTCCGGATGTCACGGTTAAGGGTCGGCTGGCAGCGGACAGGGACCGGGTCTCCCTGGACAAGGTGTCCCTGCTGAGCGGACCCAACACGGCCTCCGGGAGGCTATCCTACGACCGCAACACGGGGACGCTCTCCGGCCGGGGGGAGGCGGCCCTCCCCGACCTTTCGCCCTTCGGGCGCATGTTGGGCGCCGAACTGCGGGGCGGTGGACAGATCAAGGGCGAACTGCTCCGGAAGGGCGCCGGTGTTACGACAAACGCAGTCTTCTCCCTTGACGCGGTGACCACCCCGTGGTTTGCGGCAAAGCGCGCGGAAGGGGATCTCTCCTGCGACACGAAGGACGGTGCGGCGCCCGTGCGGGCAACCCTCCGCGCGCAGGGCGTGGAGCACGGGGCCTTTCTTCTGGACACCCTTCAGGCCGAGGTCCGGGGCGCGGTGGAGGACGCGGCGGTTTCCTGGAACGCTTCGGGCTCCCTCCCGTCGGACGGCTCCGCGTTCGGGGTGTCCGGCGATGGGCGGTTTTCCGTGCTGGACCAGAAGGTCAGGTTGGACAGGGTGGAGGGGCAGGTCGGGGAGGTCCGGGTTAAGGCCGCTCAACCGTTGACGCTGAGCCGCCGCGCGCCCGAAACGCGCGTGGAGGGGGCTTTCACCATCGGAGACAAAGGCCGGGTGGATGGGTCGTTTATGGCCGCCCAGCCGGGACCGGTCGCGGAAATCACCTGGAGCGGGGTTCCGCTGTCGGCTGCCCGCGCGGCCGGGCTTCCCTTCTCCGGGGGGGACTGTTCCGGTCACCTTTCCCTTGGTGGCGGGTGGCAGAGGACGCGGGTGGGATTGAAATGCACGGCATCCGGGGCGGTCCTCTCGGGCGGTGCCGCCGACAGTCCGCCGATGGACGCGGAATGGACGCTGGACAGCGGGGACGGCGGCACGGACCTCTCCCTGACCGTGAATGCCGGCGCCGCCGGACGGGTGGAAGGCAAGGGGCATGTCGGTGCGTGCCCCGGAATGAGCCCCCTCACCCTGATGCCGGACGCCGGGGCCGCTGTGGAGTGTGAAGGGAGGGCGGAGGCCGATCTGGAGGCGCTTGCGGGCGCGTTGGCGCTTCTGGACCATGTGGCGTCCGGACACGCCTCCGGCGGGTTCAAGGTGCGCGGGACCTGGGGCGCGCCCCTGCTGACCGTGGACGGCGCGGTAAAGGATGCCAGATACGAGAACCTCAAGACGGGGACCCTGCTGGAGGGCATCGCGGGCCGCATCAGTTCCGAAGGGAACAAGGTCACGTTCTCAGGATTCAAGGCGCGGGCTGGACAGGGCACGGTGACGGCGGACGGTCATGCGGCTGTCTCTTTCACAGAGGGCGCCTCGGTGAAAATCGCCGTGTCCATGGACCGTGCGCTGCTGGCGAGGACGGACCGTGTGCAGGCCACCGCAGACGGCACACTCACCATCGGCGGCCCGCTGAGCCACCCGGAGGTCTCAGGCAGGCTGGTGTTTTCCCAGGTGGAAGTGACGATGCCCGAGCAGCCCGCAGGGCGCGTGAACGTCGTTGCATTCAGGGAAAAGGGGACGGCTCCGGAGGCCTCTCCGCCGGAGGCACCCGTGAAACGCGCCGCGCCGCCCCTGGACATGAATGTGGAACTCGAGTTTCCCGGCCGCTGTTTCGTGCGCGGCCCCGTGCTCGACTCGGAATGGCGCGGGGGGCTGAAGATGGCGGGAACGGTGGGGGAGCCGGTCCTCAACGGCCAGATGACCGCCGTGCGCGGCCATGCCGGCCTCCTTTCCACCCGGTTTTCCCTGGAGAACAGCACGGTGTCGTGGAACGGCCCCATGAGAAACCCCTATCTCGGCGTTCGGGGAACCGCGCAGTCGGCCGGCACCGGGGTGGAGCTTGCGATCACGGGCCCCCTCTCCGACGCGCAGCTGACGCTGACCTCCAGCCCGGCCATGCCGCAGGATGAGATTCTCTCCCAGCTCCTGTTCCGGCGGAACCTCGCCAAAATATCGCCGGTACAGGCGGTCCAACTGGGGCGCGTGGCCCGGCTGTTCAGCGGGAAAACCAGCGTGGTGGAGCTGATGACGGGGTTCATGCGTCTGCCCGGCGTGGACATGTTCGACATCCGCACGGGCGAGCAGGCGGACGAGGCCGTGGTGGGCGCGGGAAAGTACATCAACGAGCGCATCTACATCGAGGTGGAGCAGGGAACCGCCGCCGACAGCGGCAAAGTCTCCGCCGAGGTCGGCGTCACGCCGAACATCTCGGTCAAGGGCGACGTGGGCGCCCGCGAGCGAAGCGGCGTGGGCGTCTTCTGGAAGCACGACTACTGA
- a CDS encoding type B 50S ribosomal protein L31, with product MKKDIHPANYREVVFLDAGAGAQWLTKSTIKTDKTIEVDGKTYPLHRVDISSASHPFYTGKQKFVDSEGRVQRFQKKFK from the coding sequence GTGAAAAAGGACATTCATCCGGCCAACTACCGCGAGGTGGTTTTCTTGGACGCGGGCGCGGGCGCCCAGTGGTTGACCAAGTCCACGATCAAAACGGACAAGACCATCGAGGTGGACGGCAAGACCTACCCGCTTCACCGGGTGGACATTTCCAGCGCGTCGCACCCGTTCTACACGGGCAAGCAGAAGTTCGTGGACAGCGAGGGACGCGTGCAGCGGTTCCAGAAGAAGTTCAAGTAG
- the prfA gene encoding peptide chain release factor 1, translated as MRDRLRSVAEEYDRLSGEMASPEVAMDPQRYMKLARRHAEMSAIVAAFRQYERSEESLEEALSMLEGETDEEMLAIAREERDLARADQARLDEELRLLLVPKDPLDERNTIVEIRAGTGGDEAALFAGDLFRMYSRYVEVRGWRVEVLSSNPTGLGGYKELTFQVTGDSVYSSFKWEGGVHRVQRVPETEAQGRIHTSAVTVAVLPEAEEVDVQIDPNDLQIDVYRSGGPGGQSVNTTDSAVRVTHKPTGLVVICQDEKSQHKNKAQALRVLRARLLDMKVREEEEQRAAARKSQVRSGDRSEKIRTYNYPENRVTDHRIHLSLYKLRQVLEGDLQDFIDALTAADRAARLTETT; from the coding sequence ATGCGTGACAGGCTCCGCTCCGTGGCGGAGGAGTACGACCGGCTTTCCGGGGAGATGGCCTCCCCGGAGGTCGCCATGGACCCCCAGCGCTACATGAAACTTGCACGCCGCCACGCCGAAATGTCGGCCATTGTGGCGGCGTTTCGCCAGTATGAGCGCAGTGAGGAGAGCCTCGAGGAGGCCCTTTCCATGCTGGAGGGGGAGACGGACGAGGAGATGCTGGCCATCGCGCGGGAGGAGCGCGACCTGGCGCGGGCCGACCAGGCGCGGCTCGACGAGGAGCTCCGCCTGCTGCTGGTCCCCAAGGACCCCCTGGACGAGCGCAACACCATTGTGGAAATCCGCGCCGGAACCGGCGGGGACGAGGCCGCGCTTTTCGCAGGCGACCTGTTCCGCATGTACAGCCGGTATGTGGAAGTGCGCGGGTGGCGGGTGGAGGTCCTGAGCTCCAACCCGACCGGCCTCGGCGGCTACAAGGAACTCACCTTCCAGGTCACCGGCGATTCGGTGTACAGCAGTTTCAAGTGGGAGGGCGGGGTGCACCGGGTCCAGCGGGTGCCGGAGACGGAGGCCCAGGGCCGCATCCACACCTCCGCCGTCACGGTGGCCGTGCTGCCGGAGGCCGAGGAGGTGGACGTCCAGATTGACCCCAACGACCTCCAGATAGATGTGTACCGGTCTGGCGGCCCCGGCGGCCAGAGCGTGAACACCACGGATTCGGCGGTGCGCGTGACGCACAAGCCCACGGGGCTGGTGGTGATCTGCCAGGACGAGAAGTCGCAGCACAAGAACAAGGCACAGGCCCTGCGCGTGCTGCGGGCCCGCCTGCTGGACATGAAGGTGCGCGAGGAGGAGGAGCAGCGCGCCGCCGCCCGGAAGAGCCAGGTGCGCTCCGGCGACCGCAGCGAGAAAATCCGGACCTACAACTACCCGGAAAACCGCGTCACGGACCACCGCATCCACCTCTCCCTCTACAAGCTCAGGCAGGTGCTGGAGGGCGACCTTCAGGACTTCATTGACGCCCTCACCGCCGCCGACCGCGCGGCCCGCCTCACGGAAACCACCTGA
- the prmC gene encoding peptide chain release factor N(5)-glutamine methyltransferase has protein sequence MAAPLGETLRRAEERLAAVSDSPRLDAEILLAHAAGLTRAGLLARLRDAVDCPGFETLLARRLAHEPVAYILGEKEFFSLPFHVAPPVLIPRPETEHLVETALERVTEAGPNAAPRLLDLCTGSGCVAVTLARQLPECRMTATDIHPAALALVARNIARHCVAVSLYAGDLFDALPAGAEPFDGIVSNPPYVEEDDWEGLAADIRLYEDRAALVSGRDGLDLIRRIVRESRAHLRPGGWLAFEIGERQYPAAEGLLRDEGYTGIRPTHDLAGIARVVSAVLPG, from the coding sequence ATGGCCGCCCCGCTGGGCGAAACCCTGCGCAGGGCGGAGGAGAGGCTGGCGGCGGTTTCGGACTCCCCCCGGCTTGACGCGGAAATCCTGCTGGCGCACGCCGCGGGATTGACCCGCGCGGGGCTCCTCGCCCGGCTGCGCGACGCGGTGGACTGTCCCGGGTTTGAAACCCTGCTGGCCCGGCGTCTTGCCCATGAGCCGGTGGCCTACATCCTCGGCGAAAAGGAGTTCTTCTCCCTCCCGTTTCACGTCGCCCCGCCCGTGCTGATTCCCCGGCCCGAAACGGAACACCTCGTGGAGACGGCTCTGGAGCGGGTCACGGAGGCGGGACCGAACGCCGCGCCCCGCCTGCTGGACCTCTGCACCGGGTCGGGCTGCGTGGCCGTCACCCTCGCGCGGCAACTGCCGGAATGCCGGATGACCGCGACCGACATTCACCCCGCCGCCCTCGCCCTCGTTGCGAGAAACATCGCACGCCACTGCGTCGCGGTGTCGCTGTACGCTGGGGATCTGTTCGACGCCCTGCCCGCGGGTGCGGAGCCTTTCGACGGTATCGTTTCCAATCCCCCCTATGTGGAGGAGGATGACTGGGAAGGATTGGCCGCCGACATCCGGCTCTACGAGGACCGGGCGGCGCTCGTGTCGGGAAGGGACGGCCTTGACCTCATCCGTCGCATTGTCCGGGAATCAAGGGCGCATCTGCGTCCAGGCGGCTGGCTGGCCTTCGAGATCGGCGAGCGGCAATACCCCGCCGCGGAGGGCCTCCTTCGGGACGAGGGATACACCGGCATCCGCCCGACCCATGACCTCGCGGGCATCGCCCGCGTGGTCTCCGCGGTCTTGCCGGGCTGA
- the radC gene encoding DNA repair protein RadC: MSDPAAPTRRMQDHPEEERPRERLVTAGAGALKDAELLAILFRTGSREFNALRLAEELVLAFRDLRGVARASLEELQQVKGVGRVKAIEIKAALELGLRLATHHHSHDIKERMDRPEAVHSYLKHRFKEYETEHFVALLLNTKNVLLRLVEISHGGLDETVAAPRDVFRQAVREGASGVVVAHNHPSGDPEPSRADLMLTQRLKEAADIIGVRLLDHVIFGDGDRYVSLKERGQM; the protein is encoded by the coding sequence ATGAGCGATCCGGCGGCACCTACCAGAAGAATGCAGGACCATCCGGAGGAGGAACGCCCCCGGGAGCGCCTGGTGACCGCGGGTGCGGGGGCGCTCAAGGACGCGGAGCTGCTCGCAATTCTTTTTCGCACGGGGTCGAGGGAGTTCAACGCGCTGCGGCTGGCGGAGGAGCTTGTGCTGGCCTTTCGCGATCTGCGCGGGGTGGCCCGCGCCTCGCTGGAGGAGCTTCAGCAGGTGAAAGGGGTCGGGCGTGTGAAGGCCATCGAGATCAAGGCCGCCCTGGAGCTGGGGCTGCGTCTGGCGACCCACCACCACAGCCACGACATCAAAGAGCGCATGGACCGCCCGGAGGCGGTTCACAGTTATCTCAAGCACCGGTTCAAGGAATACGAGACGGAGCATTTCGTGGCGCTGCTGCTGAACACGAAGAACGTGCTGCTGCGCTTGGTGGAGATTTCCCACGGGGGGCTGGACGAGACCGTGGCCGCGCCGCGTGACGTGTTCCGCCAGGCCGTGCGGGAGGGCGCGTCCGGGGTGGTGGTGGCGCACAACCACCCCAGCGGCGACCCGGAACCCAGCCGGGCCGACCTGATGCTCACCCAGCGCCTGAAAGAGGCCGCCGACATCATCGGCGTCCGCCTGCTGGACCACGTGATCTTCGGCGACGGGGACCGCTACGTCAGCCTCAAGGAGCGCGGGCAGATGTGA
- the gnd gene encoding decarboxylating NADP(+)-dependent phosphogluconate dehydrogenase: MSEKMDIGLIGLAVMGENLVLNMESKGFGVSVFNRTVKKVDNFIGGPGAGKRFYGAHSIEDLCASLKRPRKVMLLVKAGQAVDDFIELLLPHLEPGDIIIDGGNSHFPDTIRRAQYVEGKGLLYIGTGVSGGEEGALLGPSMMPGGSPAAWPHVKDIFQTICAQTDAGEPCCDWVGEGGAGHFVKMVHNGIEYGDMQMICETYQLMGQGLGLTNAEMHKVFADWNNAELCSYLVEITRDILGFKDEEGNEVVDLILDTAGQKGTGKWTAIAALDEGQPLTLIGEAVFARCLSALKDERVRAAKVFPAQGTAFSGDRDAFVDDLRQALYASKLVSYAQGYQLMRAAAAHYGWNLNYGGIALMWRGGCIIRSVFLGKIKEAFDRNPGLENLLLDPFFADVITKAQAAWRRVVAKAVEMGVPMPAIASALNFFDGYRSGRLPANLLQAQRDYFGAHTYERVDKPRGEWFHTNWTGRGGNTAASTYIA; encoded by the coding sequence ATGTCTGAGAAGATGGATATCGGGCTGATCGGCCTGGCAGTCATGGGCGAGAATCTCGTGCTTAACATGGAAAGCAAGGGCTTCGGCGTGTCGGTGTTCAACCGCACGGTGAAGAAGGTGGACAACTTCATCGGCGGGCCCGGCGCCGGGAAACGGTTCTACGGCGCGCACAGCATTGAGGACCTTTGCGCCAGCCTCAAGCGCCCGCGCAAGGTCATGCTGCTGGTGAAGGCCGGCCAGGCCGTGGACGACTTCATCGAGCTGCTGCTCCCCCATCTGGAGCCCGGCGACATCATCATTGACGGCGGCAACAGCCACTTTCCGGACACCATCCGCCGCGCGCAGTATGTGGAAGGCAAGGGCCTGCTCTACATCGGCACCGGCGTCTCCGGCGGCGAGGAGGGCGCGCTCCTCGGGCCGTCCATGATGCCGGGCGGGTCTCCGGCGGCCTGGCCGCACGTCAAGGACATCTTCCAGACCATCTGCGCCCAGACGGACGCGGGCGAGCCCTGCTGCGACTGGGTCGGCGAGGGCGGCGCGGGCCATTTCGTGAAAATGGTCCACAACGGCATCGAGTACGGCGACATGCAGATGATCTGCGAGACCTACCAGCTCATGGGCCAGGGCCTCGGCCTGACAAACGCCGAGATGCACAAGGTCTTCGCGGACTGGAACAACGCGGAACTCTGCTCCTACCTCGTCGAAATCACCCGCGACATCCTCGGATTCAAGGATGAGGAGGGCAACGAGGTGGTGGACCTGATCCTGGACACGGCCGGCCAGAAGGGCACCGGAAAATGGACGGCCATCGCAGCCCTGGACGAGGGCCAGCCCCTCACGCTCATCGGCGAGGCGGTCTTCGCCCGCTGCCTCTCGGCGCTCAAGGACGAGCGTGTGCGCGCCGCCAAGGTGTTCCCCGCCCAGGGGACGGCGTTCAGCGGCGACCGCGACGCCTTTGTGGACGACCTGCGGCAGGCCCTCTACGCCTCCAAGCTGGTCAGCTACGCGCAGGGCTACCAGCTCATGCGCGCGGCGGCGGCCCACTACGGCTGGAACCTGAACTACGGCGGCATCGCGCTCATGTGGCGCGGCGGCTGCATCATCCGCTCGGTCTTCCTCGGCAAGATCAAGGAGGCCTTCGACCGCAACCCGGGCCTGGAAAACCTCCTGCTGGACCCCTTCTTCGCCGATGTCATCACGAAGGCGCAGGCGGCGTGGCGGCGTGTGGTCGCCAAGGCGGTGGAGATGGGCGTGCCGATGCCGGCCATCGCGTCGGCCCTGAACTTCTTCGACGGCTACCGCTCCGGGCGGCTCCCCGCCAACCTGCTCCAGGCCCAGCGCGACTACTTCGGCGCGCACACCTACGAGCGGGTGGACAAGCCGCGCGGGGAGTGGTTCCACACGAACTGGACCGGACGCGGCGGCAACACGGCGGCGTCCACCTACATCGCGTAA
- a CDS encoding acyltransferase, with protein sequence MGSPVSSIVKGTKIRSEYSPLGRWIGRMVLRLGRWRLVGVNPNVPKCVVACAPHQSYWDFPYTLAAALALSLPCVFMIKDSAFWWPLGSLLRWLGGIPINRRSPVGIVDQMVEIVKAHERMHVIVTPEGTRRNVEHWKLGFYRIAVGADIPILFGIINYKERWIGVDELFYPTGNLKEDWSAIQERFRIKVGVVPTYKGMERAGDGPKGS encoded by the coding sequence ATGGGCAGTCCGGTGTCCTCCATTGTCAAAGGCACGAAAATCAGAAGCGAATACTCCCCCCTGGGCCGGTGGATCGGGCGCATGGTGCTCCGTCTCGGAAGGTGGCGGCTGGTCGGGGTCAACCCCAACGTGCCAAAGTGCGTGGTGGCCTGCGCGCCGCACCAGTCCTACTGGGATTTTCCGTACACGCTGGCGGCCGCCCTCGCCCTGAGCCTGCCCTGCGTCTTCATGATCAAGGACTCGGCCTTCTGGTGGCCCCTGGGCAGCCTGCTGCGCTGGCTGGGCGGCATCCCGATCAACCGGCGGAGTCCTGTGGGCATTGTGGACCAGATGGTGGAGATTGTGAAGGCCCATGAGCGCATGCACGTCATCGTGACGCCCGAGGGCACCCGGAGGAATGTGGAGCATTGGAAACTGGGCTTCTACCGCATCGCCGTGGGGGCGGACATCCCCATCCTGTTCGGCATCATCAATTACAAGGAGCGCTGGATCGGGGTGGACGAGTTGTTCTACCCCACGGGAAACCTCAAGGAGGACTGGAGCGCCATTCAGGAGCGCTTTCGGATCAAGGTGGGCGTGGTTCCCACCTACAAAGGGATGGAACGGGCGGGAGACGGGCCCAAAGGTTCCTGA